From Jiangella mangrovi:
CGCGGCGGTCGGCTACCTCCTGATCAGCGACCCCGTCGGGACCTTCGAGCCCATCCGGGTGGGCGTCGCCGTCAGTGGCACGCCGTCGCCGCCGCCCGACGGAGGGCCCGGCGGAGGGCCCGAGTCCGAGTCGGTCCAGGGCCTCGAGCAGCTGGTCGGCGAGCTGCGGCCCGGCACCGAGGCCGACGACTGGTACGTCGCCGGCGTCGAGGTCGACTTCGGGCCCGAGGCCTGGCTGTTCTCCGATCCCGTCGCCGACGACTTCGACCGCGACGGCGTCACCGAGCCCGTCCTCGCCGAGCTGCGCGACCTCGACGGCACCGAGGTCACCCTCGGCGTCCGCTACGAGCCGGACGACCAGCGCGACGACGCCGACGTGTTCACGGTCAACGGCATCACCTACCGCGACGCCATCGGCGACACCCCCTGGCAGACCGACATCGCCGCCATGGTCGACCACGTGACCGTCGCCACGACCGCCGCCCACGCCGTCGGCCCCGGCGCCCGCGTCGTCGAGGTCGAGTGGAACACCGAGGACGGCTGGGACGGCTGGGAGGTCGACGTCGTCAGCGGCGACGGCGCCGAGTACGACGTGTTCCTCGACGCCTCCGGCACCGTCTTCGCCGTCCACCCCGGCGACTAGCCCAGGCGCCGCGCCGTCGCGGCCGGCAACCCGGCCGTGGTCAGGAGGCGTCGAGGAAGGTCGCGAAGCCGGCGATCAGCGCCGTCACGGTGATCTCGAGGCGGCTCTCGACGGTGACCGGGCCGTCGGCGAGCGCCGCGGCGAAGACGGGCAGCCCGGCGTCGGCCAGGGCGCCGGCGTCGGGCGGCGGCTCGGCCGGAGCCGTCGCGTAGGCGAGGTGCTGCCCGACGACGGCGGAGGCGACCGCGTAGACCAGGTGCAACGCCGTCCGCGGCGCGAACCCGGCGTCGCGCAGGACCCGCAGGACGCCCTCGAGGACGGCCAGTGTCGCCGGGGTGATCGCGGGCCGCGACGCGAACAGGACGACGGCGCCGGGGTGGCGCGTCAGCCCGCGGTGCAGCTCGTCGGCGTGGCCGGCGACGACCTCCTGCCAGGGCGCGGACTCGCGCGGCGGGCCGAGCGACTCGGCGAGGACGTACTCGACGATGGCGTCCTCGAGCCCCTGCTTGTTGCGCACGTGGTGGTAGAGCGTCATCGCCTCGACGCCGAGCTCGCCGGCCAGCTTGCGCATGGACAGCGCGTCGACGCCGTCGCGGTCGACCAGGCGGACCGCGGCCTCGAGCACCTGGTCGCGGGTCAGCCCCGCGTGGCGGCCCTGCACTCGCGCTTTGCCCACGTCAGAACCTCCTTGCATCACTTACGGCGTAAGACTACCATCGAGCCGTAAGTCATACACCGTAAGAGAAGGGAGTCCACCATGACGACGCAGACCGAGACCCGCACCCGCCGTTGGCAGAGCACGGCGCAGGCGCTGCAGCTCGGGGTGGGCCTGCAGGTCGTGTGCCTCCTGCTGCCGCTGCTCGACCTCTGGTTCTTCGGCTCGATCGAGGGGCATG
This genomic window contains:
- a CDS encoding PepSY domain-containing protein, translating into MRVRQLLVPAGLAAAGLGGAAAVGYLLISDPVGTFEPIRVGVAVSGTPSPPPDGGPGGGPESESVQGLEQLVGELRPGTEADDWYVAGVEVDFGPEAWLFSDPVADDFDRDGVTEPVLAELRDLDGTEVTLGVRYEPDDQRDDADVFTVNGITYRDAIGDTPWQTDIAAMVDHVTVATTAAHAVGPGARVVEVEWNTEDGWDGWEVDVVSGDGAEYDVFLDASGTVFAVHPGD
- a CDS encoding TetR/AcrR family transcriptional regulator C-terminal domain-containing protein — protein: MGKARVQGRHAGLTRDQVLEAAVRLVDRDGVDALSMRKLAGELGVEAMTLYHHVRNKQGLEDAIVEYVLAESLGPPRESAPWQEVVAGHADELHRGLTRHPGAVVLFASRPAITPATLAVLEGVLRVLRDAGFAPRTALHLVYAVASAVVGQHLAYATAPAEPPPDAGALADAGLPVFAAALADGPVTVESRLEITVTALIAGFATFLDAS